Proteins co-encoded in one Panulirus ornatus isolate Po-2019 chromosome 68, ASM3632096v1, whole genome shotgun sequence genomic window:
- the LOC139747254 gene encoding uncharacterized protein — MIMEALRGVSAASTPHTSPTKRTFDVAFLTGARDHALDSDVPSPAAKVSRVAGLKVSPPAVTDSPAPSSPPRDDVTPGSAFTKVTRSQASSPPHFSAAATTLDTLSSAWPPVSASFSAVSSLLNSGKSLAPLLAAPGLLPPGLAPFLPPAAPDRLNNNLVEEYLKSQHQLMDSKLGGDLSASEALSRLRSTMYPADQYKLPFTTLSYPLSTPPPADAATKLSAAAAPFLSQPSVSALMPPSLMSLTQTTQNVCAKCNISFRMTSDLVYHMRSQHKREADPYKKRRNERLKCSICNESFRERHHLTRHMSAHQDRDNDGEAK; from the coding sequence ATGATCATGGAGGCGCTGCGTGGGGTGAGCGCCGCCTCcactccacacacctcccccaccaaacGCACCTTCGATGTCGCCTTCCTCACGGGCGCCCGCGACCACGCCCTCGACTCCGACGTCCCCTCGCCCGCAGCTAAAGTGAGCAGAGTCGCGGGGCTGAAGGTGTCGCCGCCTGCCGTAACAGACTCGCCAGCGCCGTCGTCCCCTCCCCGCGACGACGTGACCCCCGGCAGCGCCTTCACCAAAGTCACCAGGTCGCAGGCGTCGTCGCCGCCGCACTTCAGCGCCGCTGCCACTACCCTGGACACCCTCAGCTCCGCCTGGCCTCCCGTGTCGGCCTCCTTCAGCGCCGTCAGTTCCCTACTGAACAGCGGCAAGTCCCTGGCGCCCTTGTTGGCTGCCCCTGGCCTCCTTCCGCCGGGTTTGGCTCCCTTCCTGCCTCCAGCCGCCCCCGACCGCCTCAACAACAACCTGGTGGAGGAGTACCTCAAGTCGCAACACCAGCTCATGGATTCGAAACTTGGGGGTGACCTGTCGGCGAGCGAGGCACTGTCCCGCCTGCGTTCGACCATGTACCCGGCCGACCAGTACAAGCTGCCCTTCACCACCCTCTCCTACCCGCTCTCCACGCCGCCCCCGGCCGACGCCGCCACCAAGCTGAGTGCCGCCGCTGCCCCCTTCCTGTCGCAGCCGTCCGTGTCGGCCCTCATGCCGCCGTCCCTCATGTCCCTGACCCAGACGACCCAAAATGTGTGCGCCAAGTGCAACATCTCCTTCCGCATGACCTCCGACCTGGTGTACCACATGAGGTCGCAGCACAAGCGGGAGGCGGACCCTTACAAGAAGCGCCGGAACGAGAGACTCAAGTGCAGCATCTGCAACGAGAGCTTCCGTGAGCGACATCACCTCACGCGGCACATGAGCGCCCACCAGGACCGCGATAACGATGGTGAGGCCAAGTGA